CGCCAAACGGCTCGCTTCGATTCGGCTAATCACGCCCGCCGGGCGGTGCCGCTCGACCCCAAAAAGCAAAGAGTGATGGACCAGCAGCTGCTGGGCGGCTACGCCGACCAAGTGCCGGGCCTCACGGTGGCCACTATTGCGGGGGCCTACGGCGAGCTGCTGCGCGCCACCCGCGTGCGCCGCACCGGCTGGGATGCCCGCGACTGGGACTATGCCCAGGCCACTTACCGCCGCCTCAACGACCAGCTGGCCCGCGTGCGCCTCGACCTGCCCGCCCGCGACGAACTGCGCATCCGGGCCTGGCAGGCCGAGTTTACGACTTTACGCGCCCAGCGCACGGCCAAAGACCTGCAAGCCGCGACAAAAAAATGATTGTTGAAGGATAATTGTTGGTCGTTTTAGGAATTACGCAAAAGTCGTCTACTGTTACGAGCGAAGCAATCGCCCCCGCACCACCCTTTTCTGGTGCGATTGCTTCGCGCAGCTCGCCATAATAAAAGACTAACAATCAATAAGTAGCCCGTGCCCGCTTCGGAAAATATTATCGTGCTGGAGTCGTACTACGAGCCGCTGGCGGCGCACCTGGCCCGCACCCGGCTGGAGGCGGCGGGCATTCCGTGCTTTCTGACCAACGAAAACCTGGTGTCGCTCAACCGCATGTATAGCCCGGTGGCGGGGGGCGTGCGGCTGCACGTGTATCAGCGCGACGCGGCCCGTGCCGTGGAGGCCCTGCGCGAGCCCACCGTGATGCAGGCTA
The genomic region above belongs to Hymenobacter psoromatis and contains:
- a CDS encoding DUF2007 domain-containing protein is translated as MPASENIIVLESYYEPLAAHLARTRLEAAGIPCFLTNENLVSLNRMYSPVAGGVRLHVYQRDAARAVEALREPTVMQATRGGLAETGAETPGGEHCPRCGSQDVSFDAAAEPGAAHWFVALLSRLRRYPLQGRAHHCFHCGLNF